Below is a window of Pseudodesulfovibrio sp. 5S69 DNA.
CCAGGTGGCACGGTTCCAGGGTGATCTTCACGCCGAGCACGGTGGTCTTGCCGCCCAGGCCCATGGGGCCGATGCCCAGCGCGTTGAGTGCCTCTTCCAGTTCCTTTTCCATGGCCGCGATCTTGGGGTCGGGATGGACGTCGTCCAGCTTGCGCAGCAGGCCGCGCTTGGCGATCTTGGCCGCGTGCTCGAAGGTCCCGCCGATGCCCACGCCGATGATGGTCGGCGGACACGGGTTCGGACCGGCCTCGGCCACCCGCTCGATCACGAACCTCTTGATGCCCTCCCAGCCCTGGGCCGGAGCGAGCATGGTCACGCGGGACATGTTCTCGGCCCCGCCGCCCTTGGCCATGTAGGCGATCTTGAGCTTGTCGCCCGGGACCATGTCGAAATGGATTATCGCCGGGATGCCGTCACCGGTGTTGGCCCGGGTCAGCGGGTCGCAAGCCGACTTGCGCAGATACCCGTCCGCGTACCCCTTGCGTACGCCCTCGTTGATCAGGTCGCGCAGGTTGCCCCCGACCACCTTGCAGTCGTCGCCGACCTCCACAAACAGTACGGCCAGGCCGCAGTCCTGGCACAGCGGCAACTTGGTGTCGCTCGCCAGGTCCGCGTTCTCCAGCAACTGGCGCAGGACCTCCACTGCCGAGGGGGAATCCTCCGCGGCCATGGCCTGCTCCAGCTTCCGGCGCACGTCCGCGGGCAACACCGTGTTGCCCCGCATGCACATCCCGGCCACGGCCTCGATGACATCCTTTCCTTGAATCTCTCTCATTCGGTTAGCCTCCGATTGATGCCTCCGGCGGCCAGAGGGGAAACTTTTGAAAAAGTTTCCCCTCTGGACTCCCCTTCAAAACTTTTTATCGCTCGCTTCGCTCGAAGCCGTGCGAACGCATTGATAGGAACCTCACCCTTTACCTATTGAAAAGCCCCGCACAACGACCCGACCTCCCGTCCCCCTCCACCGCGAAGCGGCACCAAAAAGTTTAGGAAAATGAGGGGATGGGGGTCCGAGGGAAGGGGAGGAAAGAACCCTTTTCAAAGGGTTTTTCCTCCCTTTCCCCCGGCCGCCGGAGGCATACTACTTACTAAACAAACGCTTTATGGAAGTAATGCCCATTTTGCGTCGCAGGAAGCCGAGCTGGTTTTGCAGCGGCAGGTGTTTGGGGCAGACGTCTTCGCAGGCCAGCAGGCCCATGCAGCCGAAGATACCCATATCATTGCCGATGATCTCGTAGTAGTCGCGGTCGGTCCGCTGGTCGCGCGGGTCGATGAGGAACCGGGCCACGCGGTTGAGCGCGGCCGCGCCCATGAAGTCCTCACGCAATCGGGCGGTGCCGCAGGCGGAGATGCAGCAGCCGCACTCCACGCACCGTTCCAGTTCGTAGATGGCCACGGCGTCCTTGTTGTCCATGCGCTCTTCGAGCGCGGTGGGATCGAACGCCTTGTTGGTGTGGATCCACGATTCGGTCTTGGTGTACATCTCGCGGAACCATGTGCCGGTATCCACGGACAGATCGCCGACCAGCTTGAAGATCGGCAGGGGCAGGAGCGTGATTTCGCCCGGCAGGTCTCGGGTCTTGGTGTGGCAAGCCAGGCCCGGACGGCCGTTGATGACCATGCCGCAGGAGCCGCAGATGCCCGCCCGGCAGCAGAAGTCGAACTGCAGGGAGGGGTCCTGCTCCTCGCGGATGCGGTTGAGCGCGATGAACAGGGTCATGGAGTCGGTCTCTTCCAGGACGAACTCCTGCATGTGCGGCGCGGACTGCTCGTCTTCGGGATTGTACCGAAAGATGTTCAGTTTGAGTAATCTGGACATGGTCTATTCCTTCTTGTCG
It encodes the following:
- a CDS encoding fumarate hydratase, whose translation is MREIQGKDVIEAVAGMCMRGNTVLPADVRRKLEQAMAAEDSPSAVEVLRQLLENADLASDTKLPLCQDCGLAVLFVEVGDDCKVVGGNLRDLINEGVRKGYADGYLRKSACDPLTRANTGDGIPAIIHFDMVPGDKLKIAYMAKGGGAENMSRVTMLAPAQGWEGIKRFVIERVAEAGPNPCPPTIIGVGIGGTFEHAAKIAKRGLLRKLDDVHPDPKIAAMEKELEEALNALGIGPMGLGGKTTVLGVKITLEPCHLASLPLAVNVQCHSQRHEEVVL
- a CDS encoding fumarate reductase iron-sulfur subunit, encoding MSRLLKLNIFRYNPEDEQSAPHMQEFVLEETDSMTLFIALNRIREEQDPSLQFDFCCRAGICGSCGMVINGRPGLACHTKTRDLPGEITLLPLPIFKLVGDLSVDTGTWFREMYTKTESWIHTNKAFDPTALEERMDNKDAVAIYELERCVECGCCISACGTARLREDFMGAAALNRVARFLIDPRDQRTDRDYYEIIGNDMGIFGCMGLLACEDVCPKHLPLQNQLGFLRRKMGITSIKRLFSK